TTGTGGAACGAAATGACACCGGCTATCTGCATATGCTGCTCGGATATGATTTTGCAGAAGCGGCGGATGATTATTCAATTAACTATAATTTTTTCTTTGATATGGACGCCAATCATCAGAATTTTGCTGCAATTCGAATGGGAGAGGCCTCGAAGGATATTGTATTTACCAACGGACAGCAGGTGGCTGCCGGTGAAATTACAGCTGAAGGAAGCAGCAGTACGACGGTTGAACTGCCGGGCTGGGCCGTCACGGCTTGGAACTACTTGGTGATCGGAGTCCAGCACATCTGGTTCGGGATTGACCATCTGCTGTTTATCCTTGCACTCGTGTTGGCTAAGCTGCGTCCCTGGGACTATGTAAAGGTTCTGACGGCTTTCACCGTCGGGCACAGCTTGACCATTGCACTGGCTGCACTGGATATAGTACGTCTGCCATCGAGCTTCGTGGAGCCGTTTATTGCACTCAGTATTGCCTATGTAGCTGTAGAGAACATCTTCCGTAAGCAAGTGAATCGGCGCTGGCTCATTGCGCTGCTGTTCGGTCTGATCCATGGATTCGGGTTTGCCCAGGTGCTGCAGGAATCGCCTGTGGATTCCATTGTGCTTGCACTGATTTCGTTCAATGTCGGCGTGGAGATCGGTCAGCTGTCAGTATTGGCCGTGGTTATTCCGCTGCTCCTGTGGCTGAGAAGATTCAAGAAAGTCTATACGTACAGCAATGCCGTGATATCCGGGGGGATCATGCTGTTTGGCCTGTTCTGGTTCGTGATTCGGGTAATTTAATTATAGAAAAAGATTCATGGATGAAAATTGAAAAGCCAGATATAATTTGATAATGCGCTCCATTAACGAAGTAAAGTGAACAGAGGGCTGCTGTTATAGATTTATTCTTTAGAAAAGGGGCCTTTCTTAAAAATGACAATGAAGTATTCTGCCGTCCAGGCAACCATTCATGATTTAGATGATTTGGTTCCACTATTTGATTCTTATCGTGTGTTCTATGGGCAATCATCCAATCTTGAGGGAGCCAGGTCGTTTTTGTTCAACCGCTTTAATCATGCAGAATCGGTAATATTTATCGCACGTGCTGTTTCTGATGGACAAGCCGCTGGGTTTGCTCAGCTCTATCCTACCTTCTCATCTATCTCTATGCAGCGATCATGGGTCCTTAATGATCTATATGTAATGGAAGCACATCGCAGAGAAGGGATTGCAGATTTACTGCTGCAGCAGGTACGGGAGTTTGCGACGACAACACAGGCAAAAGGAATCGCATTATCTACAGCGCCGGATAATAAGGCAGCACGGACGCTTTATGAGAAGCACGGATATGTTATCGATGACGAATTTTATTCTTACTATTTGACATTGCCACTTCAATAGTACATACACCAGGTGGATCTAGTCCGAGAAGTAAGCTTTAAGCGAATATGTGGTCGAGACCTGCCGTGTGAAAAGTAGACTCTGTTCGAGCGCGTATGCTACAATGTTCGCAAGGAAAATAAGCTTGAAGAAAAAGGAGAAAAACATACCAGCCATGGATAAAACAATGGAAGTCATTAATTACATCAAAGATAGCAAAAAGGTTACGCCTGTAAAGGTGTACTTCAACGGTAAAATCACTTCTCCAGTAGAAGGCGTTAAAGTATTTGATTATGGTGACGGCGGCGTGCTGTTTGGCGATTGGGCAGAAGTGCAAGAGCTGCTTGCGAACGACAAAGGAATTGAGACTTACGAGGTGGAGCATGATCGTCGTAACTCTGCAATTCCGATGCTTGACCTGAAGGGAATCAATGCACGTATTGAGCCTGGCGCGATCATTCGTGACAAAGTAGAGATCGGCAACAATGCCGTTATCATGATGGGTGCGGTTATTAATATCGGTGTTTCGATCGGTGAAGGTACGATGATTGATATGAATGCAACGCTTGGCGGACGCGTTCAAGTCGGCAAGATGTGCCACGTTGGCGCAGGTGCGGTACTCGCTGGCGTTATCGAGCCTCCTTCTGCACAACCGGTTGTCATTGAGGATGATGTTGTCATCGGTGCAAACGTTGTTGTTCTCGAAGGTGTGCGCGTGGGCAAAGGCGCTGTAATCGCTGCGGGTGCAGTCGTGATTGAAGATGTGCCGGAGAACGCAGTCGTTGCGGGTATTCCAGCTCGTGTAATCAAAATGGTTGACGACAAGACCAAGTCCAAGACTACAATTATTGAAGGTCTTCGTAACCTGAAATAAGCAAGTTAAAAGTAATCCAAGCGCGCGCCATCAACAGTGGCGCGTGTTTGTTTATGGGCGGCTTAAGCCAGAGCTTGAGTTAGCAGGCGCATATAACTTGATACGATAAGGCTTAACGAGTGACTTGAGGAGTGATCGAATGAGCGAGTTTGTAGAGATAAGACGGAGGCTTCACCAGATTCCGGAGCCAGGCTTTGAAGAGTTTAAGACTCAGGCTTTGCTGCTGGAATACATCGGCGGACTGCCGCAGGAGCGGCTGGAGGTCAAAACCTGGCGTACGGGTATTTTGGTTCGAGTGAAGGGTTTAATTGGTGAGCGGTGCTTGGGATACCGGGCGGATATGGACGGGCTGCCGATCGATGAAGAGACGAGCTATGAATTCCGGTCAACGCATCCGGGTTACATGCATGCTTGTGGACATGATCTGCATATGGCTATCGGTCTTGGGGTACTCACAGAAATCGTGAGAGAGCCGATTAATGATGATGTTCTGTTCGTGTTCCAGCCAGCGGAAGAGGGGCCGGGCGGCGCTTTACCCATGCTTAGCAGCGAGGAATTCAAGGCGTGGAAGCCTGATTTCATGATGGGGCTGCATATTGCTCCCGAATACCCGGTAGGAACGATTGCGACGAAGCCAGGTATCCTGTTCGCGAACACATCAGAGCTGTTTATTGATCTGACAGGTAAAGGCGGCCATGCCGCTTATCCGCATCGGGCCATCGATATGATCGTTGCGACGTCGAGTCTGGTCATGCAGATGCAGTCTATCGTCTCGCGCAATGTCGATCCATTGGATTCCGTTGTTGTGACACTTGGCAAAATTACAGGCGGAACCAAACAGAACATTATTGCAGAACGGGTTCGTCTGGAAGGAACAATTCGGTCCTTGTCAGCCGATTCAATGGCGGATGTAAAAGCCCGGATTGAAGCACTGCTGACAGGCGTAGAGGCCGGCTTTAACTGTAAGGCCGAGCTGGATTACGGCTCCAATTATTATCAGGTGTACAACCATGAAGAAGAAGCCGAGCGATTTATGAACTTCGTTCAACATGTTGAAGGCGTGGAACTGATTGAATGCACGGAAGCCATGACGGGCGAAGATTTCGGATATTTTCTCCGCGATATTCCTGGGTTGATGTTTTGGCTTGGGGTCGACACGCCCTATGGACTGCATCATGCGAAGCTCGAGCCACAGGAGGAAGCGATCGGCGTGGCTATTAACGTTGTATCTAACTATTTGCGCCATCGTTCTTCATAAGGAAGGTCTCCATACCAAAAACTGCTTCTGCGCTCATGCGCAAAAGCAGTTTTTTTTTGTAGCATTCATCCGAGTTTAGCTGGACAGTCCTTGTACGAACGACTCGATGCGGTCCAGCGCCTCACGAAGCACCTCCATAGAGCAGGCGTAGGAGATGCGAATATAGTCGTCGCCGAAGGGTGCAAACGCGGCGCCCGGCACGACCGCCACCCGTTTCTCTTCAAGCAGTCGATGAGCGAACGTGGTGGAATCAAGTCCAAACTTAGCCACAGATGGGAAGATGTAGAAGGCCCCGTTTGGCTGTGTGACCTCAAAGCCTGCATTAACCAACCGCTCATAGGCATAATCACGGCGTCGTGCGTACTCCTCACGCATTGGCAGTGCGTCATCTATGCCGGCCGTCAGCGCTTCAACCGCCGCCGCTTGGCTGACAGAGCTCGCGCATGTGACATTATACTGATGCACTTTCACAATATGGCGTGCGAGGTAAACCGGAGCGAACAGCAGCCCGATGCGCCATCCAGTCATGGAGTGCGACTTCGACAAGCCGTTGATCACAATGGTCTTCTCACGCATCCC
This sequence is a window from Paenibacillus urinalis. Protein-coding genes within it:
- a CDS encoding HupE/UreJ family protein, yielding MQLYGQCGRTEEESGASSLRRSLPCIDLRGYTKWLAALILFVMTSSIFAQPASAHMNTLGYSNIQVEQGGLIYEIELDLQEVAQWMDVRSGGVFILGGGNQPPEGEVAWTQDELRSLIEESLIVEGEGQAAELATIDDIRIVERNDTGYLHMLLGYDFAEAADDYSINYNFFFDMDANHQNFAAIRMGEASKDIVFTNGQQVAAGEITAEGSSSTTVELPGWAVTAWNYLVIGVQHIWFGIDHLLFILALVLAKLRPWDYVKVLTAFTVGHSLTIALAALDIVRLPSSFVEPFIALSIAYVAVENIFRKQVNRRWLIALLFGLIHGFGFAQVLQESPVDSIVLALISFNVGVEIGQLSVLAVVIPLLLWLRRFKKVYTYSNAVISGGIMLFGLFWFVIRVI
- a CDS encoding GNAT family N-acetyltransferase; its protein translation is MTMKYSAVQATIHDLDDLVPLFDSYRVFYGQSSNLEGARSFLFNRFNHAESVIFIARAVSDGQAAGFAQLYPTFSSISMQRSWVLNDLYVMEAHRREGIADLLLQQVREFATTTQAKGIALSTAPDNKAARTLYEKHGYVIDDEFYSYYLTLPLQ
- the dapD gene encoding 2,3,4,5-tetrahydropyridine-2,6-dicarboxylate N-acetyltransferase: MDKTMEVINYIKDSKKVTPVKVYFNGKITSPVEGVKVFDYGDGGVLFGDWAEVQELLANDKGIETYEVEHDRRNSAIPMLDLKGINARIEPGAIIRDKVEIGNNAVIMMGAVINIGVSIGEGTMIDMNATLGGRVQVGKMCHVGAGAVLAGVIEPPSAQPVVIEDDVVIGANVVVLEGVRVGKGAVIAAGAVVIEDVPENAVVAGIPARVIKMVDDKTKSKTTIIEGLRNLK
- a CDS encoding N-acetyldiaminopimelate deacetylase, with protein sequence MSEFVEIRRRLHQIPEPGFEEFKTQALLLEYIGGLPQERLEVKTWRTGILVRVKGLIGERCLGYRADMDGLPIDEETSYEFRSTHPGYMHACGHDLHMAIGLGVLTEIVREPINDDVLFVFQPAEEGPGGALPMLSSEEFKAWKPDFMMGLHIAPEYPVGTIATKPGILFANTSELFIDLTGKGGHAAYPHRAIDMIVATSSLVMQMQSIVSRNVDPLDSVVVTLGKITGGTKQNIIAERVRLEGTIRSLSADSMADVKARIEALLTGVEAGFNCKAELDYGSNYYQVYNHEEEAERFMNFVQHVEGVELIECTEAMTGEDFGYFLRDIPGLMFWLGVDTPYGLHHAKLEPQEEAIGVAINVVSNYLRHRSS